ACAAGGAGACACGATGTCGGTGCGACAGAGCCTGCTGGCGATCCTCGATCAGGGGCAGTGCTACGGATATCAGCTGCGCGCGGAGTTCGATCGCCGGACCGGGTCGACCTGGCCACTGAACGTGGGACAGATCTACAACACGCTCGACCGGCTCGAGCGCGACGGTCTCGTCGAGAAGGGCGATGTCGACGACCAGGGCCATGTGTACTGGGAGATCACACCCGAGGGCAGTGCCGAGGTCCGCGCCTGGCTCAGCTCTCCGGTCGAGCGCGCGCAGGGCACCCGCGACGAGCTCGCGATCAAGCTCGCCGTCGCCGCGACCCTGCCTGGAGTCGATGTCGGCCAGGTCATCCACACGCAGCGCCGCGCCTCACTGACCCAGCTGCAAGAGCTCAACCGCGCCAAGTACGCCGGAGCCAATCCTGACGGGCCCGAAGAGCTCGCTTGGGCACTCGTGGTCGACTCGATGATCTTCCAGGCGGAGGCCGAGGTGCGGTGGCTCGACCACACCGAAGAGCGACTCAAGCGGCATCCACAGCACGCACTCGCTCTCGAACTGTCGACCGAGAAGCCCAAGCGCGGCCGCCCCGCGAAGGCGGACGTGGCCGTGCGCGACGACGCGAAGCAGGCGAGCCGATGACCGCCCCGGTGTTGCAGCTCGTCGGTGTCACGCAGCAGTACGGCGAAGGCGCCACGAGCGTCTCGGCGCTCAGCGGCGTCGACCTCACCGTCGCGCAGGGTGAGCTGGTCGCGATCATGGGCGCCTCGGGCTCGGGCAAGTCGACGCTGCTGTCGATCGCCGGCGGCCTGCAGAAGCCGACGACCGGCGAGGTCATCGTCGAGGGCTCGTACTTGTCCACGGCCTCGCCCCGCGAACTGGCGCAGCTGCGCCGCCGCTCCCTGGGGTTCGTCTTCCAGGACTTCAATCTCATCCCGACCCTCACGGCTCTCGAGAATGTCACGCTGCCGCTGGAGCTCGACGGCTTCCGAGCCCGGGTGGCGCGCCGTGCGGGTCGGGATGCGCTTACGTCCGTCGGCCTCGACGCGAAGTTCGAGTCGTACCCCGACGACCTGTCGGGCGGGCAGCAGCAGCGCGTCGCGATCGCCCGCGCGGTGGTAGGCGGCCGGCGCTTGATCCTCGCCGACGAGCCCACCGGCGCGCTGGACTCAGTCACCGGCGAAGCGGTCATGAGGATGATCCGCAGCCGGGTCGATCAGGGCGCCGCCGGCATCCTCGTCACGCACGAGGCGCGGCACGCCGCCTGGGCAGACCGCATCGTCTTCCTCCGCGACGGCCGCATCATCGACGAGTCGCAGCGCGACGGTGTCGATGCGCTGTTGGCGGGGCAGTCGTGACCGCGCGACGTAACTCCTTCGATCCCGACCGATTCGGGGCCGAGTCGGCTCGATCGGGCGTGCCGCTGCACGGATCGAAGGAGTTGCGCGACGGGGGCGTGCGATGACTGTCGTCGAACGGGCCG
This DNA window, taken from Microbacterium invictum, encodes the following:
- a CDS encoding PadR family transcriptional regulator, which encodes MSVRQSLLAILDQGQCYGYQLRAEFDRRTGSTWPLNVGQIYNTLDRLERDGLVEKGDVDDQGHVYWEITPEGSAEVRAWLSSPVERAQGTRDELAIKLAVAATLPGVDVGQVIHTQRRASLTQLQELNRAKYAGANPDGPEELAWALVVDSMIFQAEAEVRWLDHTEERLKRHPQHALALELSTEKPKRGRPAKADVAVRDDAKQASR
- a CDS encoding ABC transporter ATP-binding protein, producing the protein MTAPVLQLVGVTQQYGEGATSVSALSGVDLTVAQGELVAIMGASGSGKSTLLSIAGGLQKPTTGEVIVEGSYLSTASPRELAQLRRRSLGFVFQDFNLIPTLTALENVTLPLELDGFRARVARRAGRDALTSVGLDAKFESYPDDLSGGQQQRVAIARAVVGGRRLILADEPTGALDSVTGEAVMRMIRSRVDQGAAGILVTHEARHAAWADRIVFLRDGRIIDESQRDGVDALLAGQS